The DNA segment GGGGCCGTGCGGACCCAGAGCACAAGTGCAAACTGATTTCGAACGCGGGCTCCCCTCTTCCCGGACCGCGTTCCCCCTCTAAGCGTAACCGCCCGCTCCTTTCAGACCCCGACCCCCATCAGCTTTAGCGCGTAAGCCTCCAGAATCGCCTTCAGAGCGACTTTCCCTAAGGTCCCACCCTTGCCTACCAACTCCCTCTCAAACGGCTTAGCACGAGCCAATGCTTCGCCCTGGGCGCGGCTCCGTTCGGTTTCCGAGAGGGAATTCCAAAATTTCTCAATTTCTGCATCCTTCTCCCTTACTTTGGCTTCCTCCCGAGCACGTGCGGCAAGTTCACGCTCTTCGGCTTTCTGCCGTCCCTTGATACGGATTTCGTTCTGACGATCTCGCTCCTCGCGGCTCACGAAGCCTTTGGGAGGGCTGTAATCCGTTCGGATGGAGGCGACCAGGAATCCAGCGGGATTGCGAGTGACTTTGGGATCCTTCTTGGCCTGAAGCCAATCAAACACCTCGAGGCGCGCTTCGATCTGGTCGGACGGGTAAGCGCCCACCACCTCGCAAGCAGTTACTGGGGTGACGCCCCTTTGAACCAAGGCCTGGGTCAAGGCATTCTGCTCAGGTGGCTTTTCGACGGGTCTCACTCGCTCAAAAATTACTCGCCAATCCCCAGAACGGACTTTGGCAAACCGGAGTTCCTCGGGCAGCGGCTGAAGGAATCCCCGCTCCTCGAGTTCTCGTATCGGAGGACGAAGCTTTCGCTTCAAGTTCGCAGTGTCATACCGCCGGGACAGGCCAATGTGTTCCCACGAAACCTCCTTCAAGTTGAATTCCCAACGGTCACGATGAAAAAACCGTTTATCCAGGAAACGATAAAGACGCTTAGCGACCGCACTTCGGAGACTGCGGAAGAAGTCAAAATCGATGCTCTTAAGGTTCCCGGCGCGGAAGCTGCGGAAGAGCACATCGTTCCAGACAAATGTGGAGAGCGGAAGCTTGGCTTGGTTGCGGCTGCGTTTGGGTGTGTCGTCCTTCGTGAAAAGCGACACATTGTCCAGGATGTGAAATTTTTCGTTCACCCAACACTGATCATCCTTGCTCCACCAAGCATTCTGGTAATAAAGCGTCACTCCCACCCACCGGTTGAGAGATTTTTCGAGACGCTCGTAACTCTTGGTCTCGTGCCTCCATCCCAAGAGCTGAATGAGTTGGTATCGAGAAAACGATACCCTCCTGTCTGAAAACTTCTGAAGTTTGGAGAGTTGGACCAGCCCGAGAATGACTTCGTCATCGAGAGCGGTGGGAAGGCCGTGTTGATCGGATGCAGTGATAGTCAGTTGGCGGGTAACCATCTCGCCTCGGTTACCATCCCAAATACGGTCCTCAAACGTCATCGTTTTCTGAGTTGGATCCAACCGATCAGCGATCGCTGACAACGGAAACTCAGCCAAGTTGAGCTCATCCTTACCCTCGGCAACCTTCGGCAAGGTCATTTTCCCTTCCTTTGATTCCAAACTATCCTCCCTGAAAAAAGAACAACAACAACCGCCCCTATTGTTGTTATGTTTTAAGTTATAAGAACAGAGTTAGAAGTTATGTCCGGAATTCGTGAATAAAATCAAAGGGTTGCAGCGATTTTTATGTCTCAAATCCCGGTAAAACCTGTCCCGGTTCCCACTACCCCCTATCTCATTTCCCGGTAAAACCTGTCTCAAATCCCGGTAAATCCATGTCTCGGTTCCCGGTATCCACCTGTCCGGATTCCCGGTGAAATTCTGTCTCAAATCCCTAAAGCATGTTTGCATGTTTGTGAGGTTGTTCACAAGCATGCATGTGAGTTTGTAAAAATGCCCTCTTGTGAGAATGCATGTTTGCCTGTTAGGTAATGTACAGGAGGCACACGATGATTTGGGCGTTCACAAATATGAAGGGGGGAGTGGGCAAGTCGACCCTGGCGGTGCACTTCTCCGCTTGGCTCCACGACCAGGGACACAAGGTTGCGCTGATCGATACCGATGTTCAAAAATCATC comes from the Verrucomicrobiales bacterium genome and includes:
- a CDS encoding replication initiator protein A, with product MTLPKVAEGKDELNLAEFPLSAIADRLDPTQKTMTFEDRIWDGNRGEMVTRQLTITASDQHGLPTALDDEVILGLVQLSKLQKFSDRRVSFSRYQLIQLLGWRHETKSYERLEKSLNRWVGVTLYYQNAWWSKDDQCWVNEKFHILDNVSLFTKDDTPKRSRNQAKLPLSTFVWNDVLFRSFRAGNLKSIDFDFFRSLRSAVAKRLYRFLDKRFFHRDRWEFNLKEVSWEHIGLSRRYDTANLKRKLRPPIRELEERGFLQPLPEELRFAKVRSGDWRVIFERVRPVEKPPEQNALTQALVQRGVTPVTACEVVGAYPSDQIEARLEVFDWLQAKKDPKVTRNPAGFLVASIRTDYSPPKGFVSREERDRQNEIRIKGRQKAEERELAARAREEAKVREKDAEIEKFWNSLSETERSRAQGEALARAKPFERELVGKGGTLGKVALKAILEAYALKLMGVGV